The Streptomyces sp. RKAG293 genome includes a region encoding these proteins:
- a CDS encoding HPr family phosphocarrier protein has protein sequence MVERRVTVGWAEGLHARPASLFVRAVTAAGVPVTIAKADGNAVNAASMLAVLGLGAQGGEPIVLASEADGADAALDRLAKLVSEGLEELPEAV, from the coding sequence ATGGTTGAGCGCCGTGTCACCGTCGGCTGGGCCGAGGGCCTGCACGCCCGCCCCGCTTCACTCTTCGTCCGCGCGGTGACCGCCGCCGGCGTCCCGGTGACGATCGCGAAGGCGGACGGCAACGCCGTCAACGCCGCCTCGATGCTGGCCGTGCTCGGCCTGGGCGCGCAGGGCGGCGAGCCGATCGTGCTCGCGTCGGAGGCCGATGGCGCCGACGCCGCGCTCGACCGGCTGGCCAAGCTGGTCTCCGAGGGTCTCGAGGAACTCCCCGAAGCCGTCTGA
- a CDS encoding bifunctional GNAT family N-acetyltransferase/acetate--CoA ligase family protein, which translates to MTTPAPRPYPVHWEADVVLRDGGIAHIRPIGPGDAQRLVDFYEQVSDESKYYRFFAPYPRLSDRDVHRFTHHDYDDRVGLAATIGDEFIATVRYDRIDAEGRPASGDAYRAEVAFLVQDSHQGRGVASALLEHIGAVARERGILRFIAEVLPANRKMVKVFTDAGYTQQRSFTDGVVHLELDLEPTEASVQVMRAREHRAEARSVQRLLTPRSVAVIGASRRPGGVGRTLLRNLVAGGFTGRVHAVNRSFPEGESTLDGVRAHRDVAGIPEPVDLAIIAVPAENVPAAVAACGEHGVQGLVVVTAGYAESGPEGRERQRELVRQARSYGMRVIGPNAFGIVNTAAGVRLNASLSPEVPATGRLGLFTQSGAIGIALLSGLHRRGAGLSSFVSAGNRADVSGNDLLQFWQDDPDTDAVLMYLESFGNPRKFTRLAKRTAASKPVVVVKGALHSGTTPAGHAVSPTRIPDSTVSALFRQAGVIRVDTVTELLDVGLLLSFQPIPRGGRVAILGNSDSLGLLTYDAALTAGLRPIAPIDLTTSAGPDDFRTALTAALADDASDAVVVTAIPRVGCEDAPDPESGDDPALARALRAAAAGSGKPVLVAHLALETMADRLGAPLPEDPSGQPAEQARIPAYPAADRVVRALAEAVEYARWRHEAETPGRVPQFTDIEESAAAADVARLLDAGETEGEHGVVLDDTAAATLLGRYGITVRSALPAPGIGAALAAAGRLGYPVALKTTAPHLRHRADLGGVRLDLADEGDLRRAYEELTARLGKPEELLLVVQAMAPRGVDTVVRATVDPAVGAVLSFGLAGAPSELLGDTSHRLVPATDRDAAELVRSIKAAPLLFGWRGSEPVDTAALEELLLRVSLLVDDLPEVVAVDLEPVVVAARGLTVLGASVRLDRPPARTDLGPRALSSF; encoded by the coding sequence ATGACGACTCCGGCCCCCCGCCCGTATCCGGTGCACTGGGAAGCGGACGTCGTCCTGCGCGACGGCGGCATCGCGCACATCCGGCCCATCGGGCCGGGCGACGCCCAGCGGCTGGTGGACTTCTACGAGCAGGTCTCCGACGAGTCGAAGTACTACCGCTTCTTCGCGCCGTACCCCCGGCTCTCCGACCGCGACGTGCACCGCTTCACCCACCACGACTACGACGACCGGGTGGGCCTGGCCGCCACCATCGGCGACGAGTTCATCGCCACCGTCCGCTACGACCGCATCGACGCGGAGGGCCGGCCGGCCAGCGGGGACGCCTACCGGGCCGAGGTGGCGTTCCTCGTCCAGGACTCCCACCAGGGCCGCGGCGTGGCCTCCGCGCTGCTGGAGCACATCGGGGCGGTCGCCCGCGAGCGCGGCATCCTGCGCTTCATCGCCGAAGTGCTGCCCGCCAACCGCAAGATGGTCAAGGTCTTCACCGACGCCGGCTACACCCAGCAGCGCAGTTTCACCGACGGTGTCGTCCACCTCGAACTCGACCTGGAGCCCACCGAGGCGTCGGTCCAGGTGATGCGGGCCCGCGAGCACCGCGCCGAAGCCCGTTCGGTGCAGCGGCTGCTCACCCCCCGGTCGGTGGCGGTGATCGGCGCGAGCCGGCGGCCCGGCGGCGTCGGCCGCACCCTGCTGCGCAACCTGGTCGCGGGCGGCTTCACCGGCCGGGTGCACGCCGTCAACCGCTCGTTCCCCGAAGGCGAGAGCACCCTCGACGGCGTCCGCGCGCACCGCGACGTCGCCGGGATCCCGGAACCGGTCGACCTGGCGATCATCGCGGTGCCCGCCGAGAACGTGCCCGCCGCCGTCGCGGCCTGCGGCGAACACGGCGTCCAGGGGCTGGTCGTGGTCACCGCCGGATACGCGGAATCCGGCCCCGAGGGCCGGGAGCGGCAGCGCGAACTGGTACGCCAGGCCCGCTCCTACGGCATGCGGGTCATCGGCCCCAACGCCTTCGGCATCGTCAACACCGCGGCGGGCGTACGCCTCAACGCCTCGCTCTCGCCCGAGGTCCCGGCCACCGGACGGCTCGGGCTGTTCACCCAGTCCGGCGCGATCGGCATCGCACTGCTGTCCGGACTGCACCGGCGCGGCGCCGGCCTCTCCTCGTTCGTGTCGGCGGGCAACCGGGCCGACGTCTCCGGCAACGACCTGCTGCAGTTCTGGCAGGACGACCCGGACACCGACGCGGTCCTGATGTACCTCGAATCCTTCGGCAACCCGCGCAAGTTCACCCGGCTCGCCAAGCGGACCGCCGCGAGCAAGCCGGTCGTGGTCGTCAAGGGCGCCCTGCACTCCGGCACCACCCCGGCCGGGCACGCCGTGTCCCCGACGCGGATCCCGGACAGCACGGTGTCCGCGCTCTTCCGGCAGGCCGGGGTGATCCGCGTCGACACGGTCACCGAACTCCTGGACGTGGGCCTGCTGCTCTCCTTCCAGCCCATCCCGCGCGGCGGCCGGGTCGCGATCCTCGGCAACTCCGACTCCCTCGGGCTGCTCACCTACGACGCGGCCCTGACCGCCGGGCTGCGGCCGATCGCGCCGATCGACCTCACCACGTCGGCCGGGCCCGACGACTTCCGGACCGCGCTCACCGCGGCGCTGGCCGACGACGCCAGCGACGCCGTCGTCGTCACCGCCATCCCCCGGGTCGGCTGCGAGGACGCCCCCGACCCCGAGTCCGGCGACGACCCCGCCCTCGCGCGGGCGCTGCGCGCGGCCGCGGCCGGCTCCGGCAAGCCCGTCCTCGTCGCCCATCTCGCCCTGGAGACCATGGCCGACCGGCTGGGCGCCCCGCTCCCGGAGGACCCCTCCGGGCAGCCGGCGGAGCAGGCGCGGATTCCCGCGTATCCCGCCGCCGACCGCGTGGTGCGGGCGCTGGCGGAGGCAGTGGAGTACGCGCGGTGGCGGCACGAGGCCGAGACACCCGGCCGGGTGCCGCAGTTCACGGACATCGAGGAGAGCGCGGCGGCGGCCGACGTGGCGCGGCTGCTGGACGCGGGGGAGACGGAGGGCGAGCACGGCGTCGTCCTCGACGACACGGCCGCCGCCACGCTTCTGGGGCGTTACGGGATCACCGTGCGGTCCGCGCTGCCCGCGCCCGGGATCGGCGCCGCGCTGGCCGCCGCCGGGCGGCTCGGCTACCCGGTGGCGCTCAAGACGACGGCGCCGCACCTGCGGCACCGGGCCGACCTCGGCGGGGTCCGGCTCGACCTCGCGGACGAGGGCGATCTGCGGCGGGCCTACGAGGAGCTGACCGCGCGGCTCGGCAAGCCGGAGGAGCTGCTGCTGGTGGTGCAGGCGATGGCACCGCGCGGGGTGGACACCGTCGTCCGCGCCACGGTCGACCCGGCGGTCGGCGCCGTGCTCTCGTTCGGCCTGGCCGGAGCCCCCTCGGAGCTGCTGGGGGACACCTCGCACCGACTGGTGCCGGCCACCGACCGGGACGCCGCGGAACTGGTGCGCTCCATCAAGGCCGCCCCGCTGCTCTTCGGCTGGCGCGGCAGCGAACCGGTGGACACCGCGGCCCTGGAGGAACTGCTGCTGCGGGTCTCGCTGCTGGTCGACGACCTCCCGGAAGTGGTCGCCGTCGACCTGGAGCCGGTGGTCGTCGCGGCCCGCGGCCTCACGGTGCTGGGAGCGTCCGTCCGCCTCGACCGGCCGCCCGCCAGAACCGATCTCGGACCACGCGCACTGTCGTCCTTCTGA
- a CDS encoding DUF5998 family protein: MAKTGMTTQGLRTAIERSGYYPALVAEAVEAAVGGEPVASYLVHQETTFDANEVRRHVTVLVITDHRFIVSHTDEQAADDTSPTPYATTSTESVKIGRISSVVVSRVVANPEAYVPGTLPREVVLTIGWGAVSRLDLEPAACGDPNCDADHGYTGSSTADDLSLRVSEAGDGPDAVRQALAFAQALSEATAADR, translated from the coding sequence ATGGCGAAGACCGGTATGACGACCCAGGGCCTGCGCACGGCCATCGAGCGCAGCGGCTACTACCCGGCCCTGGTGGCCGAGGCCGTCGAGGCCGCGGTGGGCGGCGAACCGGTGGCGTCGTACCTGGTCCATCAGGAGACGACGTTCGACGCGAACGAGGTGCGCCGGCATGTGACGGTGCTGGTCATCACCGACCACCGCTTCATCGTGAGCCACACCGACGAGCAGGCCGCCGACGACACGTCCCCGACCCCGTACGCGACCACCTCCACCGAGTCCGTGAAGATCGGCCGGATCTCGTCCGTGGTGGTCAGCCGCGTGGTGGCCAACCCCGAGGCGTACGTACCGGGCACGCTGCCGCGCGAGGTCGTACTGACCATCGGCTGGGGCGCCGTCAGCCGGCTGGACCTGGAGCCCGCCGCCTGCGGCGACCCCAACTGCGACGCCGACCACGGCTACACCGGCTCCTCGACCGCCGATGACCTGTCACTCCGCGTCAGCGAGGCCGGCGACGGGCCCGACGCGGTACGCCAGGCCCTGGCCTTCGCGCAGGCGCTCTCCGAGGCGACGGCGGCCGACCGCTGA
- a CDS encoding alkaline phosphatase family protein — translation MVHAVPAYDPAPLDPRTAPAPLYGTASLCDLFPAAAAGLAVPGMPATGLELAPADRVCVFLVDGMGWELLRAHPEEAPFLASLMHTSNGGTGQPLTAGFPSTTATSLASVGTGLAPARHGLAGYTVLDPSSGRLMNQLRWQPWTDPHLWQPYPTVFQLADAAGVATCQVSSPNFQHTPLTKIALSGGTFHGRLTGDERMDLAADRLGAADRTLVYTYYSELDSMGHRHGVDSDAWRGQLMMVDRLAQRLAEQLPPRSALYITADHGMIDIPFDDESRIDFDEDWELSAGVAVLGGEARARHVYAVPGAAADVYTVWSEVLGEQMWVATREEAVAAGWFGRPGDPVDERVLGRIGDVIAVARDDIAVIASRTEAGESQMVGLHGSMTPVEQQVPLLEVRS, via the coding sequence ATGGTGCACGCCGTACCCGCCTACGACCCCGCGCCACTGGATCCGCGTACCGCACCGGCACCGCTCTACGGCACCGCTTCGCTCTGCGACCTCTTCCCCGCGGCCGCCGCCGGGCTCGCCGTCCCCGGGATGCCCGCCACCGGCCTCGAACTGGCCCCCGCCGACCGCGTCTGCGTCTTCCTGGTCGACGGCATGGGCTGGGAGCTGCTGCGCGCGCACCCCGAGGAGGCGCCCTTTCTCGCCTCCCTGATGCACACCTCGAACGGCGGCACCGGGCAGCCGCTCACCGCGGGCTTCCCGTCCACCACCGCGACCTCGCTCGCCTCGGTCGGCACCGGCCTGGCGCCGGCCCGCCACGGGCTCGCCGGCTACACCGTGCTGGACCCGTCCTCCGGCCGGCTGATGAACCAGCTGCGCTGGCAGCCCTGGACCGATCCGCACTTGTGGCAGCCGTACCCCACCGTCTTCCAGCTCGCCGACGCCGCCGGGGTCGCGACCTGCCAGGTGTCCTCGCCGAACTTCCAGCACACCCCGCTGACGAAGATCGCGCTCAGCGGCGGCACCTTCCACGGCCGGCTCACCGGCGACGAGCGGATGGACCTGGCGGCCGACCGGCTCGGCGCCGCCGACCGGACGCTCGTCTACACGTACTACAGCGAGCTGGACTCCATGGGCCACCGGCACGGCGTCGACTCCGACGCCTGGCGCGGCCAGTTGATGATGGTCGACCGGCTCGCCCAGCGGCTGGCCGAGCAACTCCCGCCGCGCTCCGCGCTGTACATCACCGCCGACCACGGCATGATCGACATCCCGTTCGACGACGAGTCAAGGATCGACTTCGACGAGGACTGGGAGCTCAGCGCCGGCGTCGCCGTCCTCGGCGGCGAGGCCCGCGCCCGCCATGTGTACGCCGTGCCGGGTGCCGCCGCCGACGTGTACACGGTGTGGAGCGAGGTGCTCGGCGAACAGATGTGGGTCGCCACCCGCGAAGAGGCCGTCGCGGCGGGCTGGTTCGGCCGCCCCGGCGACCCCGTCGACGAACGGGTGCTCGGCCGGATCGGCGATGTGATCGCCGTGGCCCGCGACGACATCGCGGTCATCGCGAGCCGCACCGAGGCGGGGGAGTCCCAGATGGTGGGCCTGCACGGCTCGATGACCCCCGTCGAGCAGCAGGTGCCGCTGCTCGAAGTACGTTCCTGA
- a CDS encoding thymidine kinase gives MPELVFFSGTMDCGKSTLALQIEHNRSTRGLQGMIFTRDDRAGEGVLSSRLGLSTKAIEAADDVDFYGYVVSHLSGGGRADYVLVDEAQFFAPAQIDQLARIVDDLGLDVFAFGITTDFRTKLFPGSQRLVEMADRIEVLQVEALCWCGARATHNARTIDGQMVVEGAQVVVGDVNRPASEVGYEVLCRRHHTRRMTAASAQAATLSPDVLPVDQAVDRNGVSGPRR, from the coding sequence ATGCCCGAGCTCGTGTTCTTCTCCGGAACGATGGACTGCGGAAAGAGCACCCTCGCTCTTCAGATCGAGCACAACCGCTCGACGCGGGGGCTGCAGGGCATGATCTTCACCCGCGACGACCGGGCGGGCGAGGGTGTGCTCTCCTCCCGGCTGGGCCTGTCCACCAAGGCGATCGAGGCCGCCGACGACGTCGACTTCTACGGCTATGTGGTCTCCCACCTGTCGGGCGGCGGCCGTGCCGACTACGTCCTGGTCGACGAGGCGCAGTTCTTCGCGCCCGCCCAGATCGACCAGCTCGCCCGGATCGTCGACGACCTGGGCCTGGACGTCTTCGCCTTCGGCATCACCACCGACTTCAGGACCAAGCTCTTCCCCGGGTCGCAGCGGCTCGTCGAGATGGCCGACCGCATCGAGGTCCTGCAGGTCGAGGCGCTGTGCTGGTGCGGGGCCCGCGCCACCCACAACGCCCGCACCATAGACGGACAGATGGTCGTCGAAGGCGCGCAGGTCGTCGTCGGCGACGTCAACCGCCCGGCCAGCGAAGTGGGTTACGAGGTGCTGTGCCGCCGTCACCACACCCGGCGGATGACGGCGGCGAGCGCTCAGGCCGCGACGCTGTCCCCGGACGTGCTGCCGGTGGACCAGGCCGTCGACCGGAACGGGGTCAGCGGGCCGCGTCGATGA
- a CDS encoding VOC family protein: protein MTEVPSRRPPGTPCWVSLMAHNLDAAQEFYGALFGWEFHEGPQHLGPYVRAELGGRQIAGIGDGPKDRHLPVSWTTLLACDDADVTAELIRECGGTVGVGPLDADHEGRMAVAVDPSGAVFGIWQAQRHPGADVIGEPGTLAWNELVTRESSTVAKFYTDVFGYETEPEAAADFDYLTLRLKGRPVAGIHGVGQSLPRDRGAHWMTYFAVADTDAAARRVVELGGRVLQPARDSGYGRLATVADPEGAVFTVIDAAR from the coding sequence ATGACCGAGGTACCGAGCCGGCGTCCCCCCGGCACGCCCTGCTGGGTCAGCTTGATGGCACACAATCTGGATGCGGCCCAGGAGTTCTACGGTGCCCTGTTCGGATGGGAGTTCCACGAGGGACCGCAGCACCTCGGCCCCTATGTCCGGGCCGAGCTGGGGGGGCGGCAGATCGCCGGGATCGGAGACGGCCCGAAGGACCGGCATCTGCCGGTCTCCTGGACCACGCTGCTGGCCTGCGACGACGCGGACGTCACCGCGGAGCTGATCCGGGAGTGCGGCGGCACGGTGGGCGTCGGCCCGCTGGACGCCGATCACGAGGGGCGGATGGCGGTGGCCGTCGACCCGTCGGGCGCGGTCTTCGGGATCTGGCAGGCACAGCGCCACCCCGGCGCCGACGTCATCGGCGAGCCGGGCACGCTGGCCTGGAACGAGCTGGTGACGCGCGAGTCGTCGACCGTCGCGAAGTTCTACACCGATGTCTTCGGGTATGAGACGGAGCCCGAGGCGGCGGCGGACTTCGACTACCTCACCCTGCGGCTGAAGGGCCGTCCGGTGGCCGGGATCCACGGCGTCGGCCAGTCGCTGCCCCGTGACCGGGGTGCCCACTGGATGACGTACTTCGCCGTGGCGGACACCGACGCGGCGGCCCGCCGGGTGGTCGAGCTGGGCGGCCGGGTGCTGCAGCCGGCCCGGGACTCGGGCTACGGGCGGCTGGCGACGGTGGCCGACCCCGAGGGCGCCGTCTTCACCGTCATCGACGCGGCCCGCTGA
- a CDS encoding sulfurtransferase gives MEPIIAAAELASELSRTTVLDVRYRLGAPPGRPEYEAGHIPGAVYVDLESELAGEPGAGGRHPLPDPEVFGAAMRAAGVSADRDVVVYDAAQGWGAARAWWMLRWTGHTRVRVLDGGLAAWTAAGQPLETGTADPVHGDFTPAVGSTPLLTADDAAALARRGLLLDARAGERYRGEVEPIDPVAGHIPGAVSAPTTENLAADGRFLPAEVLAARFAELGAKDSAEVGVYCGSGVSAAQEVLALAVAGIPAALYVGSWSEWTADADRPVATGAQPG, from the coding sequence ATGGAACCCATTATCGCTGCAGCCGAACTCGCGAGCGAGCTGAGCCGGACCACCGTACTCGACGTCCGCTACCGGCTCGGTGCTCCTCCCGGCCGTCCGGAGTACGAGGCGGGCCACATCCCCGGAGCGGTCTACGTCGACCTCGAATCCGAGCTGGCCGGCGAACCCGGCGCGGGCGGCCGGCACCCGCTGCCCGACCCGGAGGTCTTCGGCGCCGCGATGCGCGCGGCGGGCGTCAGCGCCGACCGTGACGTCGTCGTCTACGATGCCGCGCAGGGCTGGGGCGCCGCTCGCGCCTGGTGGATGCTGCGCTGGACGGGCCACACCCGGGTCCGGGTGCTGGACGGCGGACTGGCCGCGTGGACCGCCGCCGGGCAGCCGCTGGAGACCGGAACGGCGGATCCCGTCCACGGTGACTTCACCCCCGCCGTCGGATCGACGCCGCTGCTGACCGCCGACGACGCGGCGGCGCTGGCCCGGCGCGGACTGCTGCTCGACGCCCGGGCGGGCGAGCGGTACCGGGGCGAGGTCGAGCCGATCGACCCGGTCGCCGGCCACATTCCGGGCGCGGTGAGCGCTCCGACCACGGAGAACCTGGCGGCGGACGGCCGCTTCCTGCCGGCCGAGGTGCTGGCGGCCCGGTTCGCGGAGCTGGGCGCCAAGGACTCCGCCGAGGTCGGCGTCTACTGCGGCTCGGGCGTCTCGGCGGCGCAGGAGGTGCTGGCGCTGGCGGTCGCGGGCATCCCCGCCGCGCTGTACGTGGGTTCGTGGAGCGAATGGACGGCCGACGCGGACCGTCCGGTCGCCACCGGCGCGCAGCCGGGCTGA
- the sepH gene encoding septation protein SepH, producing MPELRVVAVSNDGTRLVLKAADSTEYSLPIDERLRAAVRNDRARLGQIEVESHLRPRDIQARIRAGASAEEVAQTAGIAVERVRRFEGPVLAERAFMAERARKTPVRRHGESAGPQLGEAVAERLLLRGAEKETVLWDSWRRDDGTWEVLLVYRVAGEPHSASWTYDPPRRLVQAVDDEARALIGETTQQETPETQDSKEPPSFPFVPRIARLPRDRPLDRALDRQLERPNRPQERSAERAEEDRDSLTSLLEAVPSFRGDMVVPSPPSAPPETAPAEQPEEPAAEEAAPPAASAGAGSAYADVLMPRAVAGHRDRLVGTTDRQAEADGVRPGRRATVPSWDEIVFGSRRKKQE from the coding sequence ATGCCCGAACTGCGTGTCGTGGCCGTCAGCAACGACGGCACACGACTGGTGCTCAAGGCTGCAGACAGCACGGAATACTCGCTCCCCATCGACGAGCGACTCCGGGCAGCGGTACGCAATGACCGTGCCCGCCTCGGTCAGATCGAGGTCGAGAGCCACCTGCGGCCACGGGACATCCAGGCACGGATACGAGCCGGAGCCTCGGCGGAAGAGGTGGCCCAGACCGCCGGTATCGCGGTGGAACGGGTGCGCCGCTTCGAGGGTCCGGTGCTCGCCGAGCGCGCCTTCATGGCCGAGCGGGCCAGGAAGACCCCGGTGCGGCGGCACGGCGAGAGCGCCGGACCGCAGCTCGGGGAAGCGGTCGCGGAGCGGCTGCTGCTGCGGGGCGCCGAGAAGGAGACCGTTCTCTGGGACTCCTGGCGGCGTGACGACGGCACCTGGGAAGTCCTGCTGGTCTACCGGGTGGCCGGTGAACCGCACTCCGCGAGCTGGACGTACGACCCGCCCCGGCGGCTCGTCCAGGCCGTGGACGACGAGGCACGGGCGCTGATCGGCGAGACCACCCAGCAGGAGACTCCGGAGACCCAGGACTCCAAGGAGCCGCCGAGCTTCCCCTTCGTGCCGCGGATCGCCCGGCTGCCCAGGGACCGCCCGCTGGACCGGGCGCTCGACCGGCAGCTGGAACGCCCCAACCGGCCGCAGGAGCGCAGTGCCGAACGTGCCGAGGAGGACCGGGACTCGCTGACCAGCCTGCTGGAGGCGGTGCCGAGCTTCCGCGGCGACATGGTCGTACCGTCACCGCCGTCCGCGCCGCCGGAGACCGCTCCGGCGGAGCAGCCGGAGGAGCCGGCGGCCGAGGAGGCCGCTCCGCCCGCGGCGAGCGCGGGTGCGGGCTCCGCGTACGCGGACGTCCTCATGCCGCGGGCCGTCGCGGGTCACCGTGACCGGCTGGTCGGCACCACGGACCGGCAGGCCGAGGCGGACGGTGTCCGGCCGGGGCGCCGGGCGACGGTGCCCAGCTGGGACGAGATCGTCTTCGGCAGCCGCCGCAAGAAGCAGGAGTAA
- a CDS encoding D-arabinono-1,4-lactone oxidase: MSTTSTMNGSAEKVWRNWAGNVTSQPRRSVSPASVDELSAAVRRAAEDGLTAKAVGTGHSFTAAAATGGVLIRPDRLAAIREIDRERGTITVEAGVPLHQLNAALAAEGLSLTNMGDIMEQTVAGATSTGTHGTGRDSGSISAQIKGLQLVLADGSVLTCSADENADVFAAARLGLGALGVISAITFAVEPLFLLTAREEPMGFDRVMAEFDQLTTENEHFEFYWFPHTDSCNTKRNNRSQGPAAPLSPVKGWIDDELLSNGLFQAACSLGRAAPGTIPGIAKVSSRALSARTYTDIAYKVFTSPRRVRFVEMEYAVPREAAVGAIRELKAMVESSGLRISFPVEVRIAPADDITLSTASGRDSAYIAVHMYRGSRYQEYFTAAEKIMTAHQGRPHWGKVHTRDAEYFSGVYPRFGEFTALRDRLDPQRLFANDYLRRVLGA, translated from the coding sequence ATGAGCACGACGAGCACGATGAACGGATCCGCCGAGAAGGTGTGGCGTAACTGGGCGGGGAACGTCACCTCCCAACCGCGGCGCAGTGTGTCGCCGGCCTCGGTGGACGAGCTGTCCGCCGCCGTTCGCAGGGCAGCCGAGGACGGGCTGACGGCGAAGGCCGTGGGCACCGGGCACTCCTTCACCGCCGCGGCCGCCACCGGCGGGGTCCTCATCCGGCCGGACCGGCTGGCGGCGATCCGGGAGATCGACCGCGAGCGCGGCACGATCACCGTGGAGGCGGGGGTTCCGCTCCACCAGCTGAACGCGGCGCTGGCCGCCGAGGGCCTGTCGCTGACCAACATGGGCGACATCATGGAGCAGACGGTGGCGGGCGCCACCAGCACCGGCACCCATGGCACCGGCCGTGACTCGGGATCGATATCCGCCCAGATCAAGGGCCTGCAACTGGTGCTGGCCGACGGCTCGGTGCTGACCTGCTCGGCGGACGAGAACGCCGATGTCTTCGCGGCGGCCCGGCTCGGCCTCGGCGCCCTCGGGGTGATCAGCGCGATCACCTTCGCGGTCGAACCGCTGTTCCTGCTCACCGCCCGCGAGGAGCCGATGGGCTTCGACCGGGTCATGGCGGAGTTCGACCAGCTGACGACGGAGAACGAGCACTTCGAGTTCTACTGGTTCCCGCACACCGACAGCTGCAACACCAAGCGCAACAACCGCAGTCAGGGCCCGGCCGCCCCGCTCTCCCCCGTCAAGGGCTGGATCGACGACGAGCTGCTGTCCAACGGGCTGTTCCAGGCCGCCTGTTCGCTCGGCAGGGCCGCTCCCGGCACCATCCCCGGCATCGCGAAGGTCTCCAGCCGCGCGCTGTCGGCCCGCACGTACACCGACATCGCGTACAAGGTCTTCACCAGTCCGCGCCGGGTGCGGTTCGTGGAGATGGAGTACGCCGTGCCGCGCGAGGCGGCCGTCGGGGCGATCCGCGAGCTCAAGGCGATGGTCGAGTCCTCGGGGCTGCGGATCAGCTTCCCGGTCGAGGTGCGGATCGCGCCCGCCGACGACATCACCCTGTCCACCGCCTCCGGCCGCGACAGCGCGTACATCGCCGTCCACATGTACCGGGGCAGCCGCTACCAGGAGTACTTCACCGCGGCCGAGAAGATCATGACCGCGCACCAGGGCCGGCCGCACTGGGGCAAGGTGCACACCCGAGACGCGGAGTACTTCTCCGGGGTCTATCCGCGCTTCGGCGAGTTCACCGCCCTGCGCGACCGGCTGGACCCGCAGCGGCTCTTCGCCAACGACTATCTGCGGCGCGTGCTCGGCGCGTAG
- a CDS encoding MFS transporter: protein MSSPYRAIFAAPGTKGFSAAGFIGRLPLSMLGIGIVTMISQVTGRYGLAGALSATLAMSGAVMGPQVSRLVDRHGQRRVLRPAAAVTVLAVAGLLLCVVWDAPDWALFVFAVMAGATPSLGAMVRARWAVIHHGTPAMHTAYSFESVVDEVCFIVGPILSIGLCTVWFPEAGPLLAAVFLAVGTFLLTAQRSTEPVPHPTASHAGGSALRSPGLQVLVTTFACTGAIFGSVEVTTVAFADELGHKAAASLVLAVYAFGSCVAGLAFGLLRLKGSASRGFLVGVCVMAVSMIPLLLVGNLWFLAVALFVAGLSIAPTMVITMALVEQLVPRAKLTEGMTWVSTGITVGVALGASVSGWVIDSSGAEAAYAVPAAAGALAVVVAVLGFRRLRPAPEQEGPRTYEHDEHDERIRREGVA from the coding sequence GTGTCCAGCCCGTATCGCGCGATCTTCGCAGCACCTGGAACCAAGGGTTTCTCAGCCGCCGGTTTCATCGGCCGGCTGCCGCTGTCGATGCTGGGCATCGGCATCGTGACGATGATCTCCCAGGTCACCGGCCGCTACGGGCTGGCGGGCGCGCTCTCCGCGACGCTCGCGATGTCCGGCGCCGTGATGGGCCCGCAGGTGTCCCGGCTCGTCGACCGCCACGGGCAGCGCCGCGTGCTGCGCCCGGCGGCGGCGGTCACCGTGCTGGCGGTGGCGGGCCTGCTGCTGTGCGTCGTGTGGGACGCGCCGGACTGGGCGCTCTTCGTCTTCGCCGTCATGGCGGGCGCCACCCCGAGCCTGGGCGCGATGGTCCGGGCCCGCTGGGCGGTGATCCACCACGGCACCCCCGCGATGCACACCGCGTACTCGTTCGAGTCGGTGGTCGACGAGGTCTGCTTCATCGTCGGCCCGATCCTGTCGATCGGGCTGTGCACGGTCTGGTTCCCCGAGGCCGGCCCGCTGCTCGCGGCGGTCTTCCTCGCGGTCGGCACGTTCCTGCTGACCGCTCAGCGCTCCACGGAACCGGTCCCGCACCCCACGGCCTCCCACGCGGGCGGCTCGGCGCTGCGCTCCCCCGGCCTCCAGGTGCTGGTGACCACCTTCGCCTGCACCGGCGCGATCTTCGGCTCGGTCGAGGTCACGACGGTGGCCTTCGCCGACGAGCTGGGCCACAAGGCCGCGGCCAGCCTGGTGCTCGCGGTGTACGCGTTCGGCTCCTGCGTCGCGGGACTGGCCTTCGGGCTGCTCCGGCTGAAAGGGTCCGCCTCCCGGGGCTTCCTGGTGGGTGTGTGCGTGATGGCTGTGAGTATGATCCCGCTCCTACTGGTCGGAAACTTGTGGTTCCTGGCCGTAGCGCTGTTCGTCGCGGGCCTGTCCATCGCACCGACGATGGTCATCACCATGGCCCTGGTCGAACAGCTGGTACCGCGTGCGAAGCTGACCGAAGGCATGACGTGGGTGAGCACAGGCATCACGGTCGGCGTGGCTCTCGGAGCCTCGGTGTCCGGGTGGGTGATCGACTCGTCGGGGGCGGAAGCGGCGTACGCGGTGCCGGCCGCCGCCGGGGCACTCGCCGTGGTGGTGGCAGTCCTGGGGTTCCGCCGGCTGCGGCCGGCGCCGGAGCAGGAGGGGCCGCGTACGTATGAGCACGACGAGCACGATGAACGGATCCGCCGAGAAGGTGTGGCGTAA